In Brassica rapa cultivar Chiifu-401-42 chromosome A06, CAAS_Brap_v3.01, whole genome shotgun sequence, a single window of DNA contains:
- the LOC103872317 gene encoding translation machinery-associated protein 7, whose product MSSKQGGKAKPLKQPKADKKEYDEHDMANLQKKKDEEKALKELRAKASQKGSFGGSGLKKSGKK is encoded by the exons ATGTCGTCCAAGCAAG GAGGAAAGGCTAAACCTTTGAAGCAGCCAAAAGCTGATAAGAAGGAATACGACGAG CACGATATGGCCAACcttcagaagaagaaagacGAGGAAAAG GCACTTAAAGAACTAAGAGCCAAGGCATCGCAGAAGGGATCCTTTGGAGGCTCTGGACTTAAGAAGAGCGGCAAGAAATGA
- the LOC103872316 gene encoding uncharacterized protein LOC103872316, protein MNVRFRLELHKYGYRLNKGTAGETKIATMMKPSAKSIQRVGRFLRKSLGSIKSTVCFGKHHNFPNNNTPLLSPFSCSLSHPCPQDSQTEETYSVLSCESKVVADTRDERLINKSQHKKKPKEKVARPFEEARRRGDMLAQKMKDLNMVDLRDVEHALDVKEALRCYSNIRSPVYLDIVDNFFTDMYYEFSDPRTSSSINGSRRKAGSFRL, encoded by the coding sequence ATGAATGTTAGGTTTCGTCTTGAGTTGCATAAATATGGTTATCGTCTCAATAAAGGAACAGCAGGAGAGACAAAAATAGCTACAATGATGAAACCCTCAGCGAAATCAATTCAGAGAGTTGGTCGTTTCTTAAGGAAGAGCCTTGGGAGCATCAAGTCCACTGTCTGCTTTGGTAAACACCACAACTTCCCTAACAACAACACTCCACTCTTGAGCCCCTTCTCATGCAGTCTTAGCCACCCATGTCCACAAGATTCCCAAACTGAAGAAACATACAGCGTTCTATCCTGTGAGAGCAAGGTTGTTGCAGATACCAGAGATGAGAGACTCATCAACAAAAGCCAACATAAGAAGAAACCGAAAGAAAAGGTTGCAAGGCCATTCGAGGAGGCGAGGAGAAGAGGTGACATGCTGGCGCAGAAGATGAAAGATCTCAACATGGTTGATCTCAGAGACGTGGAGCATGCATTGGATGTAAAAGAAGCGCTTCGATGCTATTCAAACATTAGGAGCCCTGTCTATCTAGACATTGTTGACAACTTTTTCACAGACATGTACTACGAGTTCTCTGATCCACGCACCTCTTCGAGCATCAACGGTTCAAGAAGGAAAGCAGGATCTTTCAGACTCTAA
- the LOC103872318 gene encoding U4/U6 small nuclear ribonucleoprotein Prp31 homolog: MAELEDSFLAEIDELSDYEESGFEDNVPNYGEDISMDMSDLETLKSDDDLDTVSKLLRTQRYADVMNKVEDALGKDSCGALSEDDPLYKLIVDCNKLTVDIENEIVTVHGFIRSKYRPRFPELESLVHHAIEYASVVKQIGDEKDLTLVTLKGLSAKSTPLSVLLFASTTKGKPLPEGVLQKTLEACDRAFELDSALKKILAFVETKMGCIAPNLSAVVGSKVAAKLMATAGGLSGLAKMPSCNVQVLGQKRKNLDGFSAVTTQSRVGYLEQTEIFQNTPPGFKKQAIKLLAGKSTLAARVDACRGDPLGTNGKALREEIQKKIDKLQEPGVARQPKPLPVPDMTAKKKRGGRRLRKMKERYAVTEMRKLSNRVAFGVASEESSLGDGLGVGYGMLGQGGSKRLRVSSVPSKLKLGAKLEKKLKERQYTSGVTTATTSGFMTSRLAFTPVQGIELCNPGAVKLGSGTQSTYFSESGTFSQIKKI, from the coding sequence ATGGCAGAACTTGAAGATTCTTTCCTCGCAGAGATCGACGAGTTATCCGACTATGAAGAATCAGGATTCGAAGACAACGTCCCAAACTATGGAGAAGATATCTCCATGGACATGTCAGACTTGGAAACCCTAAAGTCTGACGATGACCTCGACACCGTCTCTAAGCTACTGAGAACTCAAAGATACGCTGACGTAATGAACAAGGTGGAAGACGCTCTCGGCAAGGATTCGTGTGGAGCTTTGTCAGAAGACGATCCTCTATACAAACTAATCGTGGACTGCAACAAGCTCACAGTAGATATCGAGAACGAGATCGTCACCGTCCACGGCTTTATCCGTTCCAAATACAGACCTAGGTTTCCAGAGCTGGAGTCGCTTGTGCATCACGCAATCGAGTACGCTAGCGTCGTGAAACAGATCGGGGACGAGAAGGACTTAACCCTAGTTACTCTCAAAGGTCTCTCGGCAAAAAGTACTCCCTTATCTGTTTTACTCTTTGCTTCGACCACTAAAGGGAAGCCTCTCCCAGAAGGTGTCTTGCAAAAGACGTTAGAGGCGTGTGATCGAGCTTTTGAGCTTGACTCCGCGCTGAAGAAGATTCTTGCCTTCGTTGAAACCAAGATGGGATGTATAGCACCGAATCTCTCAGCCGTTGTGGGGAGTAAAGTTGCAGCTAAGCTCATGGCTACGGCTGGAGGCTTGTCAGGGCTTGCTAAGATGCCTTCTTGTAACGTTCAAGTTCTTGGTCAGAAGAGGAAGAATCTTGATGGATTCTCTGCTGTAACCACACAGTCTCGTGTGGGTTACCTGGAGCAGACTGAGATTTTTCAAAACACTCCTCCTGGATTTAAGAAGCAAGCTATCAAACTCTTGGCTGGGAAGTCTACTCTGGCAGCTAGGGTTGACGCTTGTAGGGGAGACCCGTTGGGGACTAATGGTAAAGCTCTGAGGGAAGAGATTCAGAAGAAGATTGACAAGTTGCAAGAGCCTGGTGTTGCAAGGCAGCCTAAGCCACTTCCTGTTCCAGATATGACTGCTAAGAAGAAGAGAGGTGGTCGGCGGCTAAGGAAAATGAAGGAAAGGTACGCGGTGacggagatgaggaagctttcCAACAGGGTGGCGTTTGGTGTAGCGTCTGAAGAGAGCTCGCTTGGGGATGGGTTAGGTGTAGGGTATGGGATGCTTGGTCAGGGTGGGAGCAAGAGGCTGAGAGTTTCCAGCGTTCCGAGTAAGCTGAAACTTGGTGCTAAGCTGGAGAAGAAGCTTAAAGAAAGACAGTATACGAGTGGTGTTACTACTGCAACCACTTCTGGTTTCATGACATCAAGACTTGCTTTCACACCTGTGCAGGGAATAGAGCTGTGCAATCCTGGAGCTGTGAAATTAGGTAGTGGGACTCAGAGCACTTACTTCTCTGAGTCAGGAACCTTCTCCCAGATCAAGAAGATATAA
- the LOC103872319 gene encoding protein MLN51 homolog isoform X1, whose protein sequence is MAQADAGEPEYESDPEELKRSLAARRREASDDEEDDDGGEGVKNRRAEVDSDSEQSDEQVGDVKYDNDENKSEDGEESYEEEEEEGDEYLDDDKRSKPPEDAAGHVDGEEEKEKQSAAVPTGGAFYMHDDRFQELSAGRSRRGRGGRRSWGSGDERKWGHDKYEEMNTTQEQHYDQKASRGRHRGRGRGRGQGRGYTRGRSSSASSSNGQQIFVPKAATREGEPRKDETPLSKGNQAHSMQKKQLRNSRGSQHWHEKGTHHDSQRSPSAPAKTGNEYSHTKKNVVASSLSSASPPFYPSVSSSNLAHGIQVGMEKLHTNENATSSGKKYRNTKSVFLPVNTARNVQSTSQGRGAPAAGNVFYPQSHSRGDNMQLNGDSKGTGQSYTRSSTQNTSSSKNRYPPGEIESASETGASFGKGKGTLQPSGSGSLMYSGSHVMGRAESLPSGDNSNFPAFLPVMQFGGQHGGVPTFGMAFPGYYQPENGVGNPEMTWMPVLTGPGALGASYSPPYAAIDGSYQAHKPGLPSSAGSSSKENSTNNLTDLENPMESPEVTESGFSKRQNNNPSKQPRRYSEMSFSK, encoded by the exons atggCGCAAGCTGATGCGGGTGAACCGGAGTACGAGAGTGATCCCGAGGAGCTGAAGCGCTCCTTGGCGGCGAGGAGGAGAGAAGCTAGTGATGACGAAGAGGACGATGACGGTGGTGAAGGGGTTAAGAATCGTAGAGCTGAGGTCGATTCAGATTCCGAGCAATCTGATGAACAGGTTGGTGATGTGAAGTATGATAATGACGAAAACAAGAGTGAAGATGGAGAGGAGAGctacgaggaggaggaggaggaaggcgATGAGTATTTGGATGATGACAAGAGGAGTAAGCCACCGGAAGATGCGGCGGGTCATGTAGatggagaggaagagaaggAGAAGCAATCGGCTGCGGTTCCTACAGGTGGAGCTTTTTATATGCACGATGACAGGTTCCAGGAACTCTCTGCTGGGCGAAGCAG GCGAGGGCGGGGTGGAAGGAGATCCTGGGGATCTGGAGATGAAAGAAAATGGGGACATGACAAGTATGAAGAGATGAATACTACTCAGGAACAACATTATGAT CAGAAGGCTTCAAGAGGCCGACACAGAGGTCGCGGTCGAGGTAGGGGACAAGGGCGTGGATACACTAGAGGGAGAAGCTCTAGTGCATCATCCAGCAATGGGCAGCAAATTTTTGTTCCTAAAGCTGCCACACGAGAGGGAGAGCCCAGGAAAGATGAGACTCCCCTTAGCAAAGGCAATCAAGCACATTCCATGCAGAAAAAACA GTTAAGAAATTCTCGAGGTTCACAACATTGGCATGAGAAAGGGACACATCACGATTCACAGCGTTCACCATCTGCACCTGCTAAAACTGGGAATGAATATTCCCATACCAAAAAGAATGTAGTTGCTTCAAGTCTTAGTTCTGCTTCTCCTCCTTTTTATCCTTCAGTGTCCTCGAGTAATTTGGCACATGGTATACAAGTTGGAATGGAAAAACTCCACACGAATGAAAATGCCACTTCCTCTGGGAAGAAGTACAGGAATACAAAATCCGTTTTTCTTCCTGTTAATACTGCCCGGAATGTTCAGTCCACGAGTCAAGGTAGAGGTGCTCCTGCTGCTGGGAACGTGTTTTACCCCCAATCTCATAGTCGAGGTGACAACATGCAACTCAATGGAGATTCAAAAGGCACTGGCCAAAGCTATACTAGATCCTCTACCCAAAACACTAGCTCATCAAAAAATCGTTATCCTCCTGGTGAAATAGAATCTGCGTCGGAAACAGGTGCGTCATTTGGTAAGGGTAAAGGGACTCTCCAACCTAGTGGAAGCGGCTCTTTGATGTATAGTGGATCTCATGTGATGGGGCGTGCAGAAAGTCTGCCGTCTGGTGACAATTCTAATTTCCCAGCTTTTCTGCCTG TTATGCAATTCGGTGGTCAACATGGTGGGGTTCCAACTTTTGGAATGGCTTTTCCAGGATATTACCAGCCTGAAAATGGTGTTGGAAACCCGGAGATGACTTG GATGCCAGTTTTGACTGGTCCAGGAGCTTTAGGAGCTTCATACAGTCCGCCATATGCTGCTATTGATGGTTCTTACCAAGCACACAAGCCAGGGTTACCTTCCTCTGCAGGATCCTCCAG CAAAGAGAATAGCACGAATAACCTTACCGATCTGGAGAATCCCATGGAGAGTCCTG AGGTTACAGAGAGTGGGTTTTCAAAACGGCAGAACAACAACCCAAGCAAGCAACCTCGTAG GTACTCGGAGATGAGCTTTAGCAAGTGA
- the LOC103872319 gene encoding protein MLN51 homolog isoform X2, producing MAQADAGEPEYESDPEELKRSLAARRREASDDEEDDDGGEGVKNRRAEVDSDSEQSDEQVGDVKYDNDENKSEDGEESYEEEEEEGDEYLDDDKRSKPPEDAAGHVDGEEEKEKQSAAVPTGGAFYMHDDRFQELSAGRSRRGRGGRRSWGSGDERKWGHDKYEEMNTTQEQHYDKASRGRHRGRGRGRGQGRGYTRGRSSSASSSNGQQIFVPKAATREGEPRKDETPLSKGNQAHSMQKKQLRNSRGSQHWHEKGTHHDSQRSPSAPAKTGNEYSHTKKNVVASSLSSASPPFYPSVSSSNLAHGIQVGMEKLHTNENATSSGKKYRNTKSVFLPVNTARNVQSTSQGRGAPAAGNVFYPQSHSRGDNMQLNGDSKGTGQSYTRSSTQNTSSSKNRYPPGEIESASETGASFGKGKGTLQPSGSGSLMYSGSHVMGRAESLPSGDNSNFPAFLPVMQFGGQHGGVPTFGMAFPGYYQPENGVGNPEMTWMPVLTGPGALGASYSPPYAAIDGSYQAHKPGLPSSAGSSSKENSTNNLTDLENPMESPEVTESGFSKRQNNNPSKQPRRYSEMSFSK from the exons atggCGCAAGCTGATGCGGGTGAACCGGAGTACGAGAGTGATCCCGAGGAGCTGAAGCGCTCCTTGGCGGCGAGGAGGAGAGAAGCTAGTGATGACGAAGAGGACGATGACGGTGGTGAAGGGGTTAAGAATCGTAGAGCTGAGGTCGATTCAGATTCCGAGCAATCTGATGAACAGGTTGGTGATGTGAAGTATGATAATGACGAAAACAAGAGTGAAGATGGAGAGGAGAGctacgaggaggaggaggaggaaggcgATGAGTATTTGGATGATGACAAGAGGAGTAAGCCACCGGAAGATGCGGCGGGTCATGTAGatggagaggaagagaaggAGAAGCAATCGGCTGCGGTTCCTACAGGTGGAGCTTTTTATATGCACGATGACAGGTTCCAGGAACTCTCTGCTGGGCGAAGCAG GCGAGGGCGGGGTGGAAGGAGATCCTGGGGATCTGGAGATGAAAGAAAATGGGGACATGACAAGTATGAAGAGATGAATACTACTCAGGAACAACATTATGAT AAGGCTTCAAGAGGCCGACACAGAGGTCGCGGTCGAGGTAGGGGACAAGGGCGTGGATACACTAGAGGGAGAAGCTCTAGTGCATCATCCAGCAATGGGCAGCAAATTTTTGTTCCTAAAGCTGCCACACGAGAGGGAGAGCCCAGGAAAGATGAGACTCCCCTTAGCAAAGGCAATCAAGCACATTCCATGCAGAAAAAACA GTTAAGAAATTCTCGAGGTTCACAACATTGGCATGAGAAAGGGACACATCACGATTCACAGCGTTCACCATCTGCACCTGCTAAAACTGGGAATGAATATTCCCATACCAAAAAGAATGTAGTTGCTTCAAGTCTTAGTTCTGCTTCTCCTCCTTTTTATCCTTCAGTGTCCTCGAGTAATTTGGCACATGGTATACAAGTTGGAATGGAAAAACTCCACACGAATGAAAATGCCACTTCCTCTGGGAAGAAGTACAGGAATACAAAATCCGTTTTTCTTCCTGTTAATACTGCCCGGAATGTTCAGTCCACGAGTCAAGGTAGAGGTGCTCCTGCTGCTGGGAACGTGTTTTACCCCCAATCTCATAGTCGAGGTGACAACATGCAACTCAATGGAGATTCAAAAGGCACTGGCCAAAGCTATACTAGATCCTCTACCCAAAACACTAGCTCATCAAAAAATCGTTATCCTCCTGGTGAAATAGAATCTGCGTCGGAAACAGGTGCGTCATTTGGTAAGGGTAAAGGGACTCTCCAACCTAGTGGAAGCGGCTCTTTGATGTATAGTGGATCTCATGTGATGGGGCGTGCAGAAAGTCTGCCGTCTGGTGACAATTCTAATTTCCCAGCTTTTCTGCCTG TTATGCAATTCGGTGGTCAACATGGTGGGGTTCCAACTTTTGGAATGGCTTTTCCAGGATATTACCAGCCTGAAAATGGTGTTGGAAACCCGGAGATGACTTG GATGCCAGTTTTGACTGGTCCAGGAGCTTTAGGAGCTTCATACAGTCCGCCATATGCTGCTATTGATGGTTCTTACCAAGCACACAAGCCAGGGTTACCTTCCTCTGCAGGATCCTCCAG CAAAGAGAATAGCACGAATAACCTTACCGATCTGGAGAATCCCATGGAGAGTCCTG AGGTTACAGAGAGTGGGTTTTCAAAACGGCAGAACAACAACCCAAGCAAGCAACCTCGTAG GTACTCGGAGATGAGCTTTAGCAAGTGA